In Phyllopteryx taeniolatus isolate TA_2022b chromosome 1, UOR_Ptae_1.2, whole genome shotgun sequence, the following proteins share a genomic window:
- the LOC133489192 gene encoding uncharacterized protein LOC133489192, which produces MRTQREEHGVTLDTTKLPPTVLSLPSIPTLLQLRKRLQLPFRLLGSCARLPFRLLGSCARLPLRRRSSSGRHPSLLRRRSSSGRHPSLLRRRSSSGRHPTPLRRRSSSGRHPTLLPGPCITIGLGTVAVRLNGPVKTLVLGVLDDLLNRSAKHLTSGGLDGHQTDLRAGLCTLLQAPFRPPWVGDFLVVVWGTSGIRSFRGGVLSWSVFWFGLCLVLFHVFLCSMFVVCSFGCCVHLFSSTLCRPISSLQPLVSCPGVPRCLVNLFVFSSLVSFSSCRFIVVVTCLAMS; this is translated from the exons ATGAG gacccagcgggaagaacatggcgtcaccctggacaccaccaaactgcctcccaccgtcctcagcctgccatccatacctactctcctcca gctgaggaagcgactgcagctcccgttccggctcctcggcagctgcgccaggctcccgttccggctcctcggcagctgcgccaggctcccgctccggcggcgctcgtccagcggccgccacccgtccttgctccggcggcgctcgtccagcggccgccacccgtccttgctccggcggcgctcgtccagcggccgccacccgaccccgctccggcggcgctcgtccagcggccgccacccaaccctattgcctggcccctgcattaccattgggttaggcaccgtggccgtccgcctgaatggccctgtaaagaccctggtgcttggcgtcctggacgacctcctgaaccgctcagccaagcacctcacctcgggtggcctggatggccaccagactgacctgagggctggactctgtaccctcctccaggcccccttccgcccaccctgggttggtgactttttggttgttgtttggggaacgtctgggatccgttcctttagagggggggtactgtcatggtctgtgttttggtttgggttgtgtttagttttgttccatgttttcctgtgttccatgtttgtcgtgtgctcattcggttgttgtgtccacctgttctcgtctactttgtgtcgaccaatcagctctctccagccactcgtgtcttgtccaggtgttcctcgttgtctcgtcaatttgtttgtatttagttcactggtttctttcagttcttgtcggttcattgtcgttgtcacatgtcttgccatgtcatag